Proteins encoded together in one Camelina sativa cultivar DH55 chromosome 9, Cs, whole genome shotgun sequence window:
- the LOC104714948 gene encoding uncharacterized protein LOC104714948, whose product MAPQQKDTGKNISIETSELELSSQTSPSSPSLEQRVNKHDADIEFIKDMLHKILRNQTLGVITESSIPPGFNSPPPAVQTQLVTTPMNGSTSQPTVGILPNLEQESHLKPSTLRFSAPPPEQQAVTQGCVSEYPNRPMELPMFEGKSPEDWLFRLEKCFASRGTPEYAKIDLAISCLTGSSVTWWRMAYGRQRIGSWKDFMERFKVRFKPSRGLSVLDQLMSIHQRGSVEEYREQFEELAVELPHVSDDVLESAFLQGLRKSIRDQVVRCRPFDLAEIVDTAKLIEHQESENTSLQPRQTVRSFYSPTHGQVVSSSRPVDHSQGKRPVENNREFRKNQGGQEGRNSNPCRHCGDRWFPGHRCKTQPKLKCLEVAEEEKQYCDAVEVQQQQEVLEDEAEELQEYEVLSLSSISGLTDEKSMRMMGKLVDRDVVVLIDSGATRSFVDYGLVQELGLTISTTRPFGVPVGGGRILKGKGCVSGTLLGIQGVEIMEELLVIELGSTDVVLGYSWLATLGDTKINWLNRTLSWKIGPRWVTIVGDPALSKEPISLRSMERVIHHEGEAYLLELTTMFDGKKPLDKKIPEVAAVQTLIKEYQSVFKMPLTFPPPRNREHAINLQTGTSPINLRPYRYSFVQKNKIEKLVQEMLDAQVIRPSVSPYSSHVLLVKKKDGGWRFVLITEH is encoded by the coding sequence ATGGCTCCTCAACAAAAGGATACCGGGAAAAACATTTCAATCGAAACTAGCGAGCTCGAGTTATCCTCCCAAACCTCACCGTCGTCTCCTTCGCTTGAACAACGAGTCAACAAACACGATGCTGACATCGAGTTCATCAAGGATATGCTCCACAAGATCCTTCGCAACCAAACGCTTGGGGTTATCACTGAGTCGTCTATTCCTCCAGGGTTTAACAGCCCACCACCGGCGGTTCAGACTCAGCTGGTTACGACGCCGATGAATGGGTCAACTAGTCAACCGACAGTGGGGATTCTACCAAACCTGGAACAAGAATCTCACCTCAAGCCGTCGACTTTGAGATTTTCGGCTCCACCGCCAGAGCAGCAAGCGGTCACTCAAGGTTGTGTGTCGGAATACCCTAACCGTCCCATGGAGCTGCCTATGTTCGAAGGTAAGAGTCCTGAAGATTGGCTTTTTCGGTTAGAGAAATGCTTTGCGAGTAGAGGAACACCGGAATATGCTAAGATAGATCTGGCAATCTCTTGTCTTACTGGGTCATCTGTTACTTGGTGGAGAATGGCTTATGGTAGACAACGGATTGGTAGTTGGAAAGATTTTATGGAAAGGTTCAAGGTACGATTCAAACCAAGTAGAGGGTTATCGGTTTTGGATCAACTGATGAGTATTCACCAAAGAGGAAGTGTCGAGGAGTATCGTGAGCAGTTTGAGGAGTTAGCAGTGGAGTTGCCTCACGTCTCTGATGATGTTTTGGAGTCTGCTTTTCTGCAGGGTTTGAGGAAGAGTATCAGGGACCAAGTGGTTCGTTGCAGACCTTTTGATTTGGCGGAGATTGTTGATACGGCGAAGCTAATTGAGCACCAGGAGAGTGAGAACACTAGTCTGCAACCGAGACAGACAGTGAGATCTTTTTACTCACCTACACATGGTCAGGTAGTGAGCTCTTCTCGACCAGTGGATCATTCCCAGGGCAAGCGTCCTGTGGAGAACAATAGAGAGTTCAGGAAAAACCAAGGGGGTCAAGAAGGTCGAAACTCCAATCCGTGTAGGCATTGTGGTGACAGATGGTTTCCTGGTCATCGCTGTAAAACTCAGCCGAAGCTAAAGTGTCTGGAAGTGGCTGAGGAGGAGAAACAATACTGTGATGCGGTTGAAGTTCAGCAGCAACAAGAAGTGTTAGAGGATGAGGCTGAGGAACTACAGGAGTATGAGGTTCTGTCCCTTAGCTCCATCTCAGGACTCACTGATGAGAAGTCTATGCGCATGATGGGTAAGCTTGTGGATAGGGATGTGGTAGTCCTGATAGATTCCGGCGCGACAAGAAGTTTCGTAGATTATGGTCTGGTACAAGAGTTAGGGTTAACCATATCAACTACAAGACCCTTTGGTGTTCCAGTGGGAGGTGGCCGGATACTGAAAGGAAAAGGTTGCGTATCAGGTACACTGTTGGGCATACAAGGTGTAGAGATCATGGAAGAGTTGCTGGTGATAGAGCTCGGGAGTACGGATGTAGTGCTGGGATATTCCTGGTTAGCTACATTGGGGGATACTAAAATTAACTGGCTCAACAGAACCTTAAGTTGGAAGATTGGTCCTCGTTGGGTGACAATTGTGGGTGATCCAGCTCTCAGCAAGGAACCAATATCATTACGTTCCATGGAGAGGGTTATTCATCATGAAGGAGAAGCGTACTTGCTAGAGCTTACCACTATGTTcgatggaaagaagccattggaCAAAAAGATCCCTGAAGTTGCAGCAGTACAGACGTTGATCAAGGAGTACCAGTCGGTCTTCAAGATGCCTCTTACCTTTCCCCCACCGCGAAACAGAGAGCATGCAATCAACTTACAAACCGGGACCTCCCCAATCAACCTGCGCCCTTATCGCTATTCATTTGTTCAGaagaataaaattgaaaaactgGTGCAGGAAATGCTCGACGCTCAAGTGATCAGGCCAAGCGTTAGTCCTTACTCAAGTCATGTCctgttggtgaagaagaaggacgggGGATGGCGGTTTGTGTTGATTACCGAGCACTAA